In a genomic window of Hippoglossus stenolepis isolate QCI-W04-F060 chromosome 17, HSTE1.2, whole genome shotgun sequence:
- the LOC118124642 gene encoding major histocompatibility complex class I-related gene protein-like isoform X2, with translation MFTVLSLLLLAGAHSATARIHSLKYFLTGSSQVQNLPEFVGVGLVDDVQVGHYDSNTKKAEPKQDWMLNATDSQFWESQTQNALGVQQSIKNYMEILKEHFNQTGGLHIYQQMFGCEYDDETGEVNGYDQHGYDGEDFISYDLETETWIAPTPKSFITKLKWDQDKAELAYIKNNLLQLCPFWLKKFLEHGRSSLLRTELPRISLLQKSPSSPVSCHATGFFPDSIMLFWRKDGEELHEDVDLGEVLPNHDGTFQMSADLKVSSISPEDWRRYDCVFQISGVKEDIVTKLDKDSVESNREKPTDVTTIIIITAVVALAVFSAVIGLIVYRRKKAQCTSPAGTDPGASQPLRSGEQGPNSPSETSS, from the exons ATGTTCACTGTACTGTCCCTGCTTCTACTGGCAGGAGCACACAGCGCGACGGCAC GGATTCACTCTCTGAAGTATTTCCTCACTGGGTCCTCTCAAGTCCAAAACCTTCCAGAGTTTGTGGGTGTTGGTTTGGTTGATGATGTTCAGGTAGGTCActatgacagcaacacaaagaaagcagAACCCAAACAGGACTGGATGTTAAACGCAACTGATTCACAGTTCTGGGAGAGTCAGACTCAGAATGCTTTGGGTGTACAGCAGTCCATCAAAAACTACATGGAAATCTTAAAGGAACACTTCAAccaaactggag ggctTCACATTTACCAGCAGATGTTTGGATGTGAATATGATGATGAGACTGGAGAAGTTAATGGTTATGATCAGCATGGTTATGATGGAGAAGACTTCATATCATATgacctggagacagagacgtggATCGCTCCAACACCAAAGAGTTTCATCACCAAACTGAAGTGGGATCAGGATAAAGCTGAACTCGCATATATTAAGAACAACCTCCTCCAGCTGTGTCCTTTCTGGCTGAAGAAGTTCCTGGAGCACGGGAGGAGCTCTCTGCTGagaacag AGCTTCccaggatttctctcctccagaagtctccctcctctccagtcagctgCCACGCTACAGGTTTCTTCCCCGACAGCATCATgttgttctggaggaaagacGGGGAGGAGCTTCATGAGGACGTGGACCTCGGAGAGGTCCTCCCCAACCATGACGGGACCTTCCAGATGAGCGCTGACCTGAAGGTTTCATCCATCTcccctgaagactggaggaggtacgactgtgtgttccagatctCTGGTGTGAAGGAGGACATCGtcaccaaactggacaaagactCAGTCGAGTCCAACAGAG AGAAGCCCACCGACgtgaccaccatcatcatcatcactgcagtGGTCGCTCTCGCTGTCTTCAGCGCTGTCATTGGACTCATCGtgtacaggaggaagaaag cccaGTGTACCTCACCTG CTGGAACAGATCCAGGTGCCTCACAGCCGCTGAGATCAGGTGAACAAGGTCCTAATTCTCCAAGTGAGACGtcctcctga